In Arachis hypogaea cultivar Tifrunner chromosome 2, arahy.Tifrunner.gnm2.J5K5, whole genome shotgun sequence, a genomic segment contains:
- the LOC112736749 gene encoding probable inactive patatin-like protein 9 — translation MELSKVTLEIFSKLEQKWLSHCTKEANSKKTRILSIDGGGTTAIVAGAALLRLEDQIRHDTSDPHAHIADFFDVVAGTGIGAVLAAMITAADSFGRPLYTARDAVNLVADRNSDLYKLKTAGIFRRRRRFSSRSMETVLKEVFTRKDDGKSLTLKDTCKPLLVPCFDLKSSAPFVFSRADACESPSFDFELWKVCRATSATPSCFKPFPLESVDGKKSCSAVDGGLVMNNPTAAAVTHVLHNKRDFPAVNGVEDLLVLSIGNGSSSAKARENHEPSVIDIVLDGVSETIDQMLGNAFCWNRNDYVRIQAFGLGSEGTVTEEVEEKSEVLKERALESLPFGGKRLLTETNGNRIDSFVQRLVASGKPSPLSSPRKNSAVNPLVNGR, via the exons atggAGCTAAGTAAAGTGACCTTAGAGATCTTCTCAAAGCTGGAGCAGAAATGGCTCTCTCATTGCACCAAAGAAGCCAACAGCAAGAAAACCCGCATTCTCAGCATCGACGGCGGAGGAACCACCGCCATTGTCGCCGGTGCGGCCCTACTCCGCCTCGAGGACCAGATCCGTCACGACACGTCCGATCCCCACGCTCACATCGCAGATTTCTTCGACGTGGTTGCCGGCACCGGCATAGGCGCAGTCCTCGCCGCGATGATCACCGCCGCTGACTCCTTCGGCCGTCCGCTCTATACCGCCCGTGACGCTGTGAATCTCGTCGCCGATCGAAACTCCGACCTGTACAAGCTCAAAACCGCCGGAATATTCCGTCGGCGCCGGAGATTCTCTTCCCGGAGCATGGAAACAGTGTTGAAGGAAGTGTTCACGAGAAAAGACGACGGAAAATCGCTGACATTGAAGGACACGTGCAAGCCTCTGCTTGTTCCATGCTTCGACCTCAAGAGCTCAGCGCCGTTCGTGTTCTCACGCGCTGACGCGTGCGAGTCTCCGAGTTTCGACTTCGAGCTCTGGAAGGTTTGCCGTGCCACGTCGGCCACTCCTAGCTGCTTCAAGCCGTTTCCGTTGGAATCCGTTGACGGAAAAAAATCCTGCTCCGCCGTCGACGGCGGACTCGTCATGAACAACCCTACCGCCGCAGCAGTCACGCACGTGCTTCACAACAAGCGCGATTTCCCCGCGGTTAACGGCGTCGAGGACCTCCTCGTCCTCTCCATCGGAAATGGATCATCCAGCGCCAAAGCGCGCGAGAATCACGAACCTTCTGTGATCGACATTGTCCTCGACGGTGTTTCCGAGACGATTGACCAGATGTTAGGAAACGCATTCTGCTGGAATCGCAATGATTACGTCAGAATCCAG GCATTTGGTTTGGGGAGTGAAGGAACGGTAACggaagaagtggaagagaagAGTGAGGTGCTGAAAGAGAGGGCTTTGGAGTCGTTACCGTTTGGCGGGAAGCGGTTACTGACAGAGACTAACGGAAACAGAATCGATAGCTTCGTGCAACGGCTTGTTGCCTCCGGAAAACCCAGCCCGCTGTCAAGTCCCCGCAAGAATTCCGCCGTCAACCCTCTGGTTAACGGCCGCTag